The Streptomyces sp. NBC_01275 genome has a segment encoding these proteins:
- a CDS encoding DUF4235 domain-containing protein, producing MKASKIVYKPVGLALGAVSGMLAGGVFKQVWKKLGHEQEAPDATDERRTWREVLSAAILQGAIFAGVKAVVDRGGAVATRRLTGTWPD from the coding sequence ATGAAAGCGTCGAAGATCGTCTACAAGCCGGTCGGCCTGGCATTGGGCGCGGTCAGCGGAATGCTGGCCGGCGGAGTGTTCAAACAGGTGTGGAAGAAGCTCGGGCATGAACAGGAGGCCCCCGACGCCACTGACGAGCGCCGCACCTGGCGCGAGGTGCTGTCGGCAGCCATCCTCCAAGGCGCGATCTTCGCCGGCGTCAAAGCCGTCGTCGACCGCGGTGGCGCCGTCGCGACTCGCCGCCTGACCGGCACCTGGCCCGACTGA
- a CDS encoding DUF3618 domain-containing protein, with translation MTQDKPHRGDEAAPSSEELCERVEATRGDLGETVEALAAKTDVKARAHEKTTAVKQQVAEKTNQVTAQLRDTAARAAHLLQDGTPEPMRAKAAAATGQVRDRAVRVGEPAREKAPEPVREKADQGMRIARANRSPLFAAAGAVVALLLVRRAWRRR, from the coding sequence ATGACCCAGGACAAGCCGCACAGGGGTGACGAGGCAGCACCCTCCTCGGAGGAACTGTGCGAGCGTGTCGAGGCTACGCGAGGGGACCTCGGCGAGACCGTCGAGGCGCTCGCGGCGAAGACCGATGTGAAAGCCCGTGCCCATGAGAAGACGACCGCCGTCAAGCAGCAGGTCGCAGAGAAGACCAACCAGGTCACTGCTCAGCTGCGGGACACGGCTGCGCGCGCCGCCCATCTGCTGCAGGACGGGACCCCGGAGCCGATGCGTGCCAAGGCCGCCGCAGCCACCGGGCAGGTCCGCGACAGGGCCGTGCGCGTCGGAGAGCCGGCCCGTGAGAAGGCTCCCGAGCCGGTGCGTGAAAAGGCGGATCAGGGCATGCGGATTGCGCGGGCCAACCGCAGCCCCTTGTTCGCGGCGGCGGGCGCGGTGGTCGCGTTGCTGCTGGTACGTCGAGCCTGGAGGCGGCGATGA
- a CDS encoding YihY/virulence factor BrkB family protein: MTRTMRRHGRHGGDVTSGQEAETGRTAVAGPDEQVERQAPDSPTDLPKGSWGTVLKGTLKEFKKDELADRAAALTYYSILALFPALLALVSLLGIVGQSATQAVLDNIQKLAPGAAQDILRNAVQQMQGRGGIGSIMAIVGLVLAVWSASGYVAAFIRSANVVYDVPEGRPVWKVLPVRVGVTVVLMVMAVISALIVVFTGGLARQVGTALGVGDTALTVWSIAKWPVLVVLVTVMIAVLYWATPNAKVRGFRWITPGSFLALLIWMIASAGFAFYVANFGSYNKTYGTLAGVIIFLVWLWITNLAILLGLEFDAEMNRQRAVAGGHPAGEEPYVTPRDTRKWDEEDRRRLGS, from the coding sequence ATGACGCGGACGATGAGAAGGCATGGAAGGCACGGCGGGGACGTGACGTCCGGCCAGGAGGCCGAGACCGGGCGGACAGCGGTTGCCGGGCCGGATGAGCAGGTGGAGCGGCAGGCGCCGGACAGTCCGACGGACCTGCCCAAGGGCTCCTGGGGGACGGTGCTGAAAGGCACCCTCAAGGAGTTCAAGAAGGACGAGCTGGCCGACCGGGCGGCGGCGCTGACCTACTACTCGATCCTGGCGCTGTTCCCCGCGTTGCTGGCGCTCGTGTCGCTGCTCGGCATCGTCGGGCAGTCGGCGACACAGGCGGTGCTGGACAACATCCAGAAGCTCGCCCCGGGCGCGGCGCAGGACATCCTGCGCAACGCCGTGCAGCAGATGCAGGGCAGGGGTGGGATCGGCTCGATCATGGCGATCGTGGGCCTGGTGCTGGCGGTGTGGTCGGCGTCCGGTTATGTCGCGGCGTTCATCCGCAGCGCGAACGTGGTCTACGACGTTCCCGAGGGCCGTCCGGTATGGAAGGTGCTGCCGGTGCGGGTCGGCGTGACCGTGGTGCTGATGGTCATGGCCGTGATCAGTGCGCTGATCGTGGTGTTCACCGGCGGTCTGGCCCGGCAGGTCGGCACCGCGCTCGGGGTCGGGGACACGGCGCTGACCGTGTGGTCGATCGCGAAGTGGCCGGTGCTGGTGGTCCTGGTCACGGTGATGATCGCGGTCCTGTACTGGGCGACCCCGAACGCGAAGGTCCGCGGCTTCCGCTGGATCACGCCGGGCAGTTTCCTCGCCCTGCTGATCTGGATGATCGCCTCGGCGGGATTCGCGTTCTACGTGGCGAACTTCGGCTCGTACAACAAGACCTACGGCACCCTCGCCGGGGTGATCATCTTCCTGGTGTGGCTGTGGATCACCAACCTGGCGATCCTGCTCGGCCTGGAGTTCGACGCGGAGATGAACCGCCAACGGGCTGTTGCGGGCGGTCACCCGGCCGGAGAGGAGCCGTACGTCACGCCGCGAGACACCCGGAAGTGGGACGAGGAGGACCGCCGTCGGCTCGGATCCTGA
- a CDS encoding SRPBCC family protein has protein sequence MSTVKEAVDVEVPVHTAYNQWTQFEEFPNFMEGVEEVRQLDERHNHWTTKIGGVRREFDTEIVDQLVDDRITWRVVEGETRQRGSVRFQRLDDTHTRVELTMDVEPSGMAEKGADMLGMIDRQVKGDLHRFKDYIEQRGGETGAWRGRIRPGNPGSAF, from the coding sequence ATGAGCACGGTGAAGGAAGCAGTGGACGTCGAGGTCCCCGTCCACACGGCCTACAACCAGTGGACGCAGTTCGAGGAGTTCCCGAACTTCATGGAGGGCGTCGAGGAGGTGAGGCAGCTCGACGAGCGGCACAATCACTGGACCACCAAGATCGGCGGGGTGCGGCGCGAGTTCGACACCGAGATAGTCGACCAGTTGGTGGACGACCGGATCACCTGGCGGGTCGTGGAAGGAGAGACCCGGCAGCGGGGATCGGTCAGGTTCCAGCGGTTGGACGACACCCACACCCGGGTGGAGCTCACGATGGACGTCGAGCCCAGCGGTATGGCTGAGAAGGGCGCGGACATGCTCGGCATGATCGACCGCCAGGTCAAGGGAGATCTGCACCGCTTCAAGGACTACATCGAACAGCGCGGGGGCGAGACGGGCGCCTGGCGAGGACGCATCCGGCCCGGGAATCCCGGCTCGGCCTTCTGA